The window ATAATTATACGCTCCAAGGGCTATCGCGTTGTTCGTTCCTATCCTGCTTACCGCAACCCCGATCTTTTTCACCGATTGGTAGATTACCTCCCGGCCGCTTTCAGGAACGATTACAGAGAAAGAGTCATCTTTCAAGAAGGCGGCATGCTCCTTTTCATCTTCCAGGTTGTACACCTCCATCTGCAGACGAGGGAACTTCACTCCGCTCATGGTTTCACGGTACCCTTTCATCTCCCTGATCAGCGAGGGTAAGATGAACTCATGAGCGTTGGCGATTCCTCCTCCGATAACCACTATTCCATCCACAATATTGAGCGACTCGGCAATGGTGTAGCCGGCAACCTCGCCGAGGGTCTCAAAACTCTTCACGGCAGCTTCGCGATCCCCGTCGCCGATGCCTTTAGCGATCTCGTAGATCTCCTTCGGCGTGAGGGTAGTCCGCTTTCCGGTAAGTTCATTGTAGACTCTTGTCACTGCCCGAATGCTCACCCCCTCCTCTGCAAGAAGGCGGTTGTCCAGTTTGTTTGCCGACAGCCAGACGTCGCCGCCGCAGCCGTTGTCGCCCAGCAGCAGCTGGTTGTTGATGACGACTCCGCCTCCGAAACCGGTGCCCAAAGTGACAGCCAGCAGGTTGCTGTACCGTTTTGGATTGCCAGCGCTTTCCAGCTGCCGGTTCACCTCGGGCAATACCCCCGCAAGGGCCTCGCCGTATGCAAAGAGATTTCCGTCGTTATTGATGAATACGGGAATCTTGAATTTGTTCATCAGGTAAGGACCCAATGCGACTCCTCCCCTGAATGCGGGGAAATTTGGCAGATCCCCGATGATGCCGTTGATATAATCGGCCGGGCCAGGGAATGCGAAACTGATTGCTGCCGGCTCCCCGTCGATCCGGCTGATCGCCTCATTGAACCCGAACACAATGACCTTCAGGCATTGCTGCAGATCGTCGGGATAAGCGGGAAGTTCAATAGGCTGGATAATTTCGATGTTGTCACGGATAGCAGAAAAGACGAAGTTGGTGCCACCGGCATCGAGTGTCAGTACGGTTTGCAACTTATCGTGTGGCATGATTATCTTTTTTTGGTATGAAAATCAGTATTATTACAAGGGAGATAGCCAGAATGGCAAGGGAGGCGGCAATACCCCAAAGATCGTTGACCATCCCCAGCAGCGGCAATATCACCGCCCCGCCGGAGACTCCCATGATCATCAGTGCCGATACCTCATTGGATCGATCAGGCTTTTCGTTCAATGCAAAGGAGAAAATGATGGAAAAGAGATTGGCGCAGGCCAGCCCGATGATGAAGATGGCCGACAGGAGAATCCACCCTTCGGTTGCAACCGTCAGGGGCACAAACGCTGCAATGGCCAACAGCAGGGATACCTTCAGAAACCGTATTGGCGAGACCTTGAGCAGCAGGAATGAGCCCACGAGTGTTCCCGCGATCTTCGCTAAGAAATAGAGGCTGCTGGCCAGTCCGGCACGGTTCAGCTCCAGACCTGCCCTCTTCATCATCAATTCAGGTGCGGTGGTGTTGATTCCCACATCGAGACCGACAATCAGGATAATGGAGAGAAAAGCGAGAAAGAGGGGTCTCTCCTTCAATAACCCCAGCACCGAACTGAAAGAGGTGCGGGAAGTTCCCAGGTTGGTATCACCAACAGTATCGGTAGAGCCAGAGAGGGCTAGAAAGAGGATGGGCAGCAGGGTGACGATGGCAAGCAGCGGAAAAGCCAGCTTCCAGTCGCCCCAGGCAGTAACCATCCCCCCAGCGATAATCGGTCCCAATAGAGAGGAGATCGACTTAACAAACTGCCCCGCGGTCAGGATACTCGCGGTCTTCTCGCGGTTGAAAAGCGATGCCACGAGGGGATTCAACGAGACCTGCAGCAGGGTGTTGCTGATACCCAACAGCGAGAAGCCGACCAGAACCCAGACAAAACGGTAGGCCACGAAGGGAATGAGAAGTGCCACGGCAGTGATGATCAGGGCCAGCAGTACGCTCTTCTGCTTGCCGATCCGTCCCATCAGAATACCTGCGGGGATCGAGAAGAGGGCAAACCAGATAAAGACCATCATGGGAATGGTATTGGAGAGTGTGGCCGACAGCCCGAAATCGCTCTTGACGTAGTTGGTGGCGATGCCCACTATATCGACAAAACCCATGATGAAAAAGCCTGAAAAAACGGCTACTTTGGAGAACCATCCGATCTGTTTATCGTTTTCCATACGGTTGCTATTAATATCGTACAGTTGCCTTGACGGTCATGCATGTTTTCCCTTCCGACTTTCCGTACGGACGGATCCGGTACTCCTTCACCGCAGCCGGAATAATAAAGGTTTCCGCATAGTGTACCAGGTAGGGCTCAAAATCTCCAGTGGGGGATTCAACCACCACTTCGTCGCCTTCTACCAGGCAGAGCACGTTGACCGAATTGCCGGTATGGTGTGTCACTGGTTTCTCGAAGGTGTGCCTGCGGGTCTCGATAAACTGGTTCTCGTGCAGCCCGGTCTTCTCCTCCTTCCAGCCATCGCCGGTGGCAACCTCCTGGAAGCAGTTGAC of the Petrimonas mucosa genome contains:
- a CDS encoding ROK family protein: MMPHDKLQTVLTLDAGGTNFVFSAIRDNIEIIQPIELPAYPDDLQQCLKVIVFGFNEAISRIDGEPAAISFAFPGPADYINGIIGDLPNFPAFRGGVALGPYLMNKFKIPVFINNDGNLFAYGEALAGVLPEVNRQLESAGNPKRYSNLLAVTLGTGFGGGVVINNQLLLGDNGCGGDVWLSANKLDNRLLAEEGVSIRAVTRVYNELTGKRTTLTPKEIYEIAKGIGDGDREAAVKSFETLGEVAGYTIAESLNIVDGIVVIGGGIANAHEFILPSLIREMKGYRETMSGVKFPRLQMEVYNLEDEKEHAAFLKDDSFSVIVPESGREVIYQSVKKIGVAVSRIGTNNAIALGAYNYALNNL
- a CDS encoding MFS transporter gives rise to the protein MENDKQIGWFSKVAVFSGFFIMGFVDIVGIATNYVKSDFGLSATLSNTIPMMVFIWFALFSIPAGILMGRIGKQKSVLLALIITAVALLIPFVAYRFVWVLVGFSLLGISNTLLQVSLNPLVASLFNREKTASILTAGQFVKSISSLLGPIIAGGMVTAWGDWKLAFPLLAIVTLLPILFLALSGSTDTVGDTNLGTSRTSFSSVLGLLKERPLFLAFLSIILIVGLDVGINTTAPELMMKRAGLELNRAGLASSLYFLAKIAGTLVGSFLLLKVSPIRFLKVSLLLAIAAFVPLTVATEGWILLSAIFIIGLACANLFSIIFSFALNEKPDRSNEVSALMIMGVSGGAVILPLLGMVNDLWGIAASLAILAISLVIILIFIPKKDNHATR